A single genomic interval of Zunongwangia sp. HGR-M22 harbors:
- a CDS encoding helix-turn-helix transcriptional regulator: MENQLILEKLNRLEKLIVGSTKEILTVEDLINYTGYKRSYIYKMVHKNILPFSKPNGKTLFFEKSEIDRWLLQNKSQSESQIEDKAQDYINSTKK; the protein is encoded by the coding sequence ATGGAAAATCAATTAATCTTAGAAAAGTTAAACCGATTAGAAAAGTTAATCGTAGGCTCTACAAAAGAAATTCTTACCGTCGAAGACTTAATTAACTACACCGGCTATAAGCGTTCCTATATTTACAAGATGGTTCATAAGAATATTTTGCCCTTTTCGAAGCCTAACGGGAAGACCTTATTTTTTGAAAAATCAGAAATTGATAGATGGCTACTTCAAAATAAAAGCCAGTCTGAATCTCAAATAGAAGATAAAGCCCAAGACTACATTAATTCCACAAAAAAATAA
- a CDS encoding VapE domain-containing protein, translating to MEELNAYDQSDHKDSVYDKIHQELTKHYQIKFNEISLDYEIYNRKTTNEITFNESSLLIHLNREKINTSSQNFKIYLKSHFVQDYNPIKEYFYSLAKWDGKDYIKQYASYVKTDDDELFYQQLKKWAVRAIKTVFHPNQINKHCLVLANGAQHAGKSTYLKNICPEPLMRYYYENIGVSKDDRIKLCKGFIANLEELNILGKHDINSIKSLISQMTVNERLPYADKSTLLYRICSFLGSTNKTEFLTDDTGSVRWIVFNVIGRINFKYSDEFDINNFWIQAYHIYRHQPQFKSDLTVEEVALNEKRNEQFTVQTVESEFILRFYDITDDLDYFRTASDIETELVVMGKKLNRQRLGSSLKKYGFERVKHPKRQVYGYKAKPKFKNSPWGFNP from the coding sequence ATGGAAGAATTAAATGCATATGATCAATCAGATCATAAAGACTCAGTTTACGATAAGATACATCAAGAATTAACGAAGCATTATCAGATTAAATTTAACGAGATATCTTTAGATTATGAAATCTATAATCGTAAAACAACCAATGAAATTACTTTTAATGAATCTTCATTGCTTATACACCTAAATCGCGAGAAGATTAATACAAGTTCACAAAACTTTAAAATCTATTTAAAAAGTCATTTCGTACAAGATTATAATCCCATCAAAGAATACTTTTATTCGCTAGCTAAATGGGATGGAAAAGATTACATCAAACAATATGCTTCATACGTTAAAACTGATGATGATGAATTATTTTATCAGCAATTGAAAAAATGGGCGGTGCGTGCCATAAAAACCGTATTTCACCCAAACCAAATCAACAAACATTGCCTGGTTTTGGCTAATGGTGCTCAACACGCCGGAAAGTCTACCTATTTAAAGAATATCTGTCCGGAACCCTTAATGCGTTATTACTATGAAAATATTGGGGTAAGTAAAGATGATAGAATTAAGCTTTGTAAGGGATTTATAGCTAACCTGGAAGAGCTAAACATTTTAGGTAAACATGATATAAATTCTATAAAATCTCTTATCTCTCAAATGACCGTTAATGAGCGCCTTCCCTATGCTGATAAATCTACATTGTTATATCGTATTTGCAGCTTTTTGGGAAGTACCAATAAAACGGAATTTCTTACAGATGATACCGGAAGTGTGCGATGGATAGTTTTCAACGTCATTGGTAGAATTAACTTTAAATACAGTGATGAATTTGATATTAACAACTTTTGGATTCAGGCATATCATATTTACAGACATCAACCTCAATTTAAATCAGATCTTACTGTAGAAGAAGTAGCATTAAACGAGAAGAGAAATGAACAATTTACGGTTCAAACCGTAGAAAGTGAGTTCATACTAAGATTTTATGATATTACTGATGATTTAGATTATTTTAGAACAGCTTCAGATATTGAAACCGAGTTGGTTGTTATGGGCAAAAAATTAAACAGACAACGACTTGGATCCTCGCTTAAAAAATATGGCTTTGAACGGGTTAAACATCCAAAAAGGCAGGTTTATGGATATAAAGCTAAACCAAAATTTAAGAACAGTCCGTGGGGATTTAATCCATAA
- a CDS encoding CHC2 zinc finger domain-containing protein: protein MKKNDHEIWYLSPFRNEQKASFKINLKKNTWYDFGFGSGGTVIDLVMKLQNCTISEALLFLSDSNYSFSFHQQKSLDKSVEKIDIIKSMPITHNALKGYLKERKIDLHVAQQFCYEVNYSFRGKTYFSIGLKNRLGGYELRNKFCKNSSSPKAISLFQKNKSNLIVCEGMFDFLSLMCYKPILIENADFLILNSLSFISELKNYYQEYDCIELYLDRDNSGKKATKILLKQSSKCFDMSLLYEGFADINEWWMNYKN, encoded by the coding sequence ATGAAAAAAAACGATCATGAAATTTGGTATTTAAGCCCTTTCCGAAATGAACAAAAAGCGTCATTCAAGATTAATCTAAAAAAGAATACATGGTATGATTTCGGATTTGGCAGTGGAGGAACTGTAATTGATTTAGTAATGAAACTTCAAAATTGTACAATTTCGGAAGCACTTTTATTCCTAAGCGATAGTAACTATTCTTTTTCTTTTCACCAGCAAAAATCTCTTGATAAATCTGTTGAGAAAATAGATATAATAAAGAGTATGCCTATTACGCATAATGCTTTAAAAGGGTATCTCAAAGAGCGAAAAATTGATCTACATGTAGCTCAGCAATTTTGTTACGAAGTTAATTACAGTTTTAGAGGTAAAACTTATTTCTCTATTGGTCTTAAAAATCGATTAGGCGGATATGAACTTCGAAATAAGTTTTGCAAAAATAGTAGTTCTCCAAAGGCTATAAGTTTATTTCAAAAAAATAAATCTAACTTGATTGTTTGCGAAGGAATGTTCGACTTTCTATCTCTTATGTGTTACAAGCCTATTTTAATTGAGAATGCAGATTTTCTTATTCTCAATTCGCTCTCCTTTATTTCTGAATTGAAAAATTATTATCAAGAATATGATTGTATCGAACTGTATTTAGATCGTGATAATTCCGGTAAAAAGGCAACCAAAATACTCTTAAAACAAAGCTCAAAATGTTTTGATATGTCTCTTTTATATGAAGGTTTTGCCGATATAAATGAATGGTGGATGAATTATAAAAATTAA
- the mbpA gene encoding mobilization protein MbpA, with translation MKATTKIEFRTTKYQKKLIAIRAKKCGLSVSEFCRRSALDKKITERLSDEQIEIYKMLIRYHLNFTRISNMFKKRNPALSKEVETLTIQIKNELQKFKG, from the coding sequence ATGAAAGCAACAACCAAAATAGAATTCAGAACTACAAAATACCAGAAAAAATTGATTGCCATAAGAGCCAAAAAATGTGGTTTAAGTGTTAGCGAATTTTGTAGGCGATCTGCCCTTGATAAAAAAATTACAGAACGTTTAAGTGATGAGCAAATTGAAATCTATAAAATGCTTATTCGCTATCATCTCAATTTTACCCGAATAAGTAATATGTTCAAAAAAAGAAATCCAGCACTCTCCAAAGAAGTCGAGACACTTACAATTCAAATAAAAAATGAACTTCAAAAGTTTAAAGGATGA
- a CDS encoding relaxase/mobilization nuclease domain-containing protein yields the protein MIGKGKSISHTKASMQYGWNNEKEAEIVYRNNLIGHTPEELSKEFRYIQRLNDNCYRNTISFVLSPTIADKTKLDTKMLHAICKEFSRKMKLGDRQAIGFLHKDKQHTHIHLYTNRIDFDGTAYDDSFIGKKSQRIAAETASKLGLETVQSVLEKNKLRTKAERQLIYNHHLQVLKVKPKSITDYVELMRQNKIDVQPVINAANKLQGFTFNYSNKKFKGSEVHRNLSGKNVLKDLLQHSIAFRKTLRDKKIKINDQYYDLHGSLTKIPNETKEKNITLNR from the coding sequence ATGATCGGCAAAGGAAAAAGTATTTCGCATACGAAGGCTTCTATGCAATACGGTTGGAACAATGAAAAAGAAGCTGAAATAGTTTATCGTAATAATCTTATTGGACATACTCCTGAAGAACTTTCAAAAGAATTTAGGTATATCCAGCGCTTAAATGATAACTGCTATAGAAACACTATAAGTTTTGTTTTAAGCCCAACTATAGCCGATAAAACTAAGTTAGATACTAAAATGCTCCATGCAATTTGTAAAGAATTTAGTCGGAAAATGAAATTAGGAGATCGCCAGGCAATTGGATTTTTGCATAAAGATAAACAACACACTCATATTCATTTGTATACTAATCGGATAGATTTTGATGGTACAGCCTATGACGATTCCTTTATTGGAAAAAAATCGCAAAGAATTGCAGCAGAAACAGCTTCAAAACTTGGCCTGGAGACGGTACAATCTGTTTTAGAAAAAAATAAGTTAAGAACGAAAGCCGAACGTCAACTGATTTACAATCATCATTTGCAAGTTTTAAAAGTCAAGCCTAAAAGTATTACAGACTATGTAGAATTAATGAGACAAAATAAGATTGATGTACAACCAGTCATTAATGCTGCTAACAAATTGCAAGGTTTTACCTTCAATTACTCCAATAAAAAGTTCAAAGGGAGCGAGGTACACCGAAACCTAAGTGGTAAAAATGTACTTAAAGATTTACTTCAACATTCGATAGCATTCCGAAAAACATTGAGAGATAAAAAAATAAAAATTAATGATCAATATTATGATTTACACGGTTCGCTAACAAAAATACCTAATGAAACTAAAGAAAAAAATATAACATTAAATCGTTGA
- a CDS encoding DUF6730 family protein — protein MARIEDLAALLTEEIDEFKGSVEKLNGMIEKTKTIKLEPDNTKMVEIMQKFSIHLQELTEKQKEVSDKAIEKFENTSFYPAWFTKTLIGLLLSVLLFSGYSIYAISRTNQLEQDAYEKGKSDTSEYFKQFLNDHPESLEDFKKWNTKPLKLNK, from the coding sequence ATGGCCAGAATTGAAGATTTAGCTGCATTGCTAACCGAAGAAATTGATGAATTTAAAGGGAGTGTCGAAAAACTAAACGGAATGATAGAGAAAACGAAGACGATAAAATTAGAGCCAGATAATACCAAGATGGTTGAAATTATGCAAAAGTTTTCTATTCATCTTCAAGAACTTACTGAGAAACAAAAAGAGGTATCAGATAAGGCGATTGAAAAATTTGAGAATACCTCCTTCTATCCGGCATGGTTTACCAAAACTTTGATTGGATTATTACTATCTGTCCTATTGTTTTCGGGGTATAGTATATATGCGATATCTCGAACAAATCAATTGGAGCAAGATGCCTATGAAAAAGGAAAAAGTGATACTAGTGAATATTTCAAACAATTTTTAAATGATCATCCTGAATCACTTGAAGATTTTAAGAAGTGGAATACAAAACCCTTAAAACTAAATAAATAG
- a CDS encoding type I restriction endonuclease subunit R, with product MPSQTNEQALEAAIQETLSGTTIEKIKDQDPNANITEESEQYVSGNGYYIGDPGDFDAKYAIDKRRFWSFLEETQKEELEKLQRHGDWKLKILERLDRMIKKYGVLQLLKKGLAVDDAHFTLFYQLPLASSSERVKKLFQDNQFSATRQLRYSVENPREEIDIVIFINGLPVMTAELKNHWTGQNAKVHAQKQYKFDRDIKQTLLNFGRCLVHFAVDTDEVYMTTKLNGGNTYFLPFNKGNDNGKGNPVNPNGHKTAYLWEDVLTRKSLANLFQHFVRLDGKAKDPLNTRTLFFPRYHQMDVVREIIDHAGKNGVGQTYLIQHSAGSGKSNSITWAAFQLIETYPQVEGIHGSKGMEKPLFDSVIVVTDRRLLDKQIRENIKDFSEVKNIVAPAYSSRELRESLESGKKIIITTIQKFPFIIDGISDLSDKRFAVVIDEAHSSQSGSAHDKMNQSMGQQAQEEDEEEDVQDKIIKAMQARKMRGNASYLAFTATPKNNTLEKFGVKQEDGSFRPFHLYSMKQAIEEGFILDVLANYTTYKSYYEIEKSIEENPLFDSQKAQKKLKAYVESHQQTIDTKAEVILDHFIPNIINKKKLKGKAKAMVVTQSIVSAIRYYKALSRILDQRGNPFNILIAFSGSKTVDGIEYTEADINGFGEKDTKDNFDKDKYRILVVANKYLTGFDQPKLTAMYVDKKLQGVLAVQALSRLNRSADKLVKKTEDIFILDFFNSTEDIKNSFDPFYTATSLSGATDINVLHEIKETLDETGVYEQEEVELFCEKFFMKEDAQKLSPIIDAAAHRFNTELELEDEDKADFKIKAKQFVKIYGQMAAIMPYEMVTWEKLFWFLKFLIPKLIVKDKDSDNLDELLESVDLSTYGLERTKLNNSIGLDASETGLDPQNPNPRGAHGEKEEDILENIIRNFNERWFQGWEATPDEQRTKFIQLGKHVQAHPDFKTKVADNTDKQNSDLALEKIIDEVMRKQRKNELDLYRLYAKDEAFYQAFFDTMKRMIGQDSGR from the coding sequence ATGCCATCTCAAACTAACGAACAAGCCTTAGAAGCTGCCATCCAAGAAACGCTTTCCGGTACCACTATTGAAAAGATCAAAGACCAGGATCCCAATGCGAATATCACCGAGGAGTCTGAGCAATATGTTTCAGGGAATGGTTATTACATTGGGGATCCAGGTGATTTCGATGCAAAATATGCCATCGATAAAAGAAGATTTTGGAGCTTTCTGGAAGAAACTCAAAAAGAAGAACTGGAAAAGCTTCAAAGACATGGAGACTGGAAATTAAAGATCTTGGAACGCCTGGACAGAATGATTAAAAAATATGGCGTTCTTCAGTTGCTTAAAAAAGGTTTGGCGGTAGATGATGCGCATTTCACCTTATTTTACCAGTTACCTTTAGCAAGCAGTAGCGAACGGGTAAAAAAACTTTTTCAGGATAACCAGTTTAGCGCGACCCGGCAGTTAAGATATTCGGTAGAGAATCCGCGAGAGGAGATCGATATTGTAATTTTTATTAATGGCCTGCCTGTTATGACCGCAGAATTAAAGAATCACTGGACGGGTCAGAATGCGAAAGTCCACGCCCAAAAGCAGTATAAGTTTGATCGCGATATAAAACAAACCTTGCTAAACTTTGGTCGTTGCCTGGTGCATTTTGCAGTAGATACCGATGAAGTTTACATGACCACCAAATTGAATGGTGGCAACACTTACTTTTTGCCCTTTAATAAAGGGAACGATAATGGGAAAGGTAACCCGGTAAATCCAAACGGTCATAAAACAGCCTATCTCTGGGAGGATGTTTTAACGAGAAAAAGTCTTGCCAACCTGTTCCAGCATTTTGTTAGGCTGGATGGCAAAGCTAAAGATCCACTTAATACCAGAACCCTTTTCTTCCCGCGCTATCATCAGATGGATGTGGTGCGAGAGATCATAGATCACGCGGGTAAAAATGGAGTAGGGCAGACCTACCTAATTCAGCACTCGGCAGGATCCGGAAAATCGAATTCTATTACTTGGGCAGCATTTCAGCTTATTGAGACGTATCCGCAGGTAGAAGGTATTCATGGGAGTAAAGGCATGGAGAAGCCTTTATTCGATTCTGTTATTGTCGTAACCGATAGGCGACTACTGGATAAGCAGATCAGGGAAAATATCAAAGATTTTTCCGAAGTGAAAAATATCGTTGCGCCAGCCTATTCATCCAGAGAATTAAGAGAAAGCCTGGAGAGTGGAAAAAAGATCATTATTACTACTATCCAGAAGTTTCCGTTTATCATAGATGGAATTTCAGATCTTAGTGATAAACGTTTTGCGGTGGTCATAGATGAAGCTCACAGTTCTCAAAGCGGTTCAGCTCACGATAAGATGAATCAATCCATGGGTCAGCAGGCACAGGAAGAAGACGAGGAGGAAGATGTACAGGATAAGATCATCAAAGCAATGCAGGCAAGAAAGATGCGCGGAAATGCCTCTTATCTGGCTTTTACTGCAACACCAAAGAATAATACTTTAGAAAAGTTTGGGGTAAAACAAGAGGATGGTTCCTTCAGGCCATTTCATTTGTATTCCATGAAACAAGCTATTGAGGAAGGCTTTATTCTTGATGTGCTTGCGAATTATACTACGTATAAGAGCTATTATGAGATAGAAAAATCTATAGAGGAAAACCCTTTATTCGATTCTCAAAAAGCCCAGAAAAAATTAAAGGCTTATGTAGAGAGCCATCAGCAAACTATAGATACCAAAGCCGAAGTAATCCTGGATCATTTTATTCCGAATATTATCAATAAGAAAAAGCTTAAAGGAAAAGCTAAGGCCATGGTCGTAACCCAAAGCATCGTTTCGGCCATTCGATATTACAAGGCTTTAAGTAGGATTCTGGATCAAAGAGGAAATCCCTTTAATATTCTGATCGCTTTCTCCGGCTCTAAAACTGTTGATGGAATTGAATATACCGAAGCCGATATAAACGGATTCGGAGAGAAGGATACTAAAGATAATTTTGATAAGGATAAATATAGAATTCTTGTCGTCGCGAACAAATATCTTACCGGTTTTGATCAGCCCAAGCTTACAGCGATGTATGTAGATAAAAAGCTGCAAGGGGTATTGGCTGTTCAGGCTTTATCAAGATTAAATCGATCTGCCGATAAACTTGTTAAAAAGACTGAGGATATTTTTATCCTGGATTTCTTTAACTCAACAGAAGACATCAAGAATTCCTTTGATCCTTTCTATACAGCAACTTCTTTAAGCGGTGCCACAGATATTAATGTACTGCATGAGATCAAGGAAACTTTAGACGAAACAGGTGTCTACGAACAGGAAGAAGTGGAGCTTTTCTGTGAGAAATTCTTTATGAAAGAAGATGCTCAAAAATTGAGCCCCATCATTGACGCGGCTGCTCATCGTTTTAATACTGAACTGGAACTGGAAGATGAAGATAAAGCCGACTTTAAGATTAAGGCAAAGCAATTTGTCAAGATCTATGGACAGATGGCTGCCATCATGCCTTACGAAATGGTTACTTGGGAAAAACTGTTCTGGTTCCTGAAATTCCTGATCCCGAAACTGATAGTAAAGGATAAGGATTCCGATAATCTGGATGAATTATTAGAGTCTGTAGATCTTTCAACCTATGGCCTGGAGCGCACCAAATTGAATAACTCCATAGGTCTGGATGCATCTGAGACAGGTTTAGATCCGCAAAATCCGAATCCACGTGGCGCCCACGGAGAGAAAGAAGAAGATATTCTTGAAAATATTATCAGGAATTTCAATGAAAGATGGTTTCAAGGATGGGAGGCAACGCCAGATGAACAACGAACAAAATTTATTCAATTAGGAAAACATGTCCAGGCACATCCTGACTTTAAAACGAAAGTAGCCGATAATACCGATAAGCAAAATAGTGATTTGGCTTTAGAAAAGATAATTGATGAAGTAATGAGAAAGCAACGTAAAAATGAGCTTGATCTATACAGGCTATATGCAAAGGATGAAGCTTTCTACCAAGCCTTTTTTGATACAATGAAGAGGATGATAGGGCAGGATTCAGGAAGGTAA